The region GATCGTTACTATAAAACTTGTTGTGAATATCCTGCAGATATTATTGTACGGCTGACAGGCGACTGTCCTTTAATCGATCCAGCGATCGTCGATCAAGCCCTTAATCTCCTTCTTAAAAAAAGCGCTAGCCTTGACTATGTGTCTAACACGCAACTTCGCACTTTTCCTAGAGGTATGGACGTAGAAGCTTTCAATTTCTTTACATTAGAAAATGCTTATCATAAAGCTAGCAGTAAATTCGATCTTGAACATGTCACTCCTTTCATTTATAAGCATCCTGATCTTTTCCATCTAGCCAATTTTGTGCACATGCGCGGGGCTGCCAACTATCGCTTAACTGTTGATACTCCAGAAGATTTTTTGCTAGTCAGCAAAATCTTTGAAACTATATACCCTACTAATAAAAACTTTACTCTAGCGGATATTTTGAACGCCTTCAAAACCCATCCGCAATGGAAAAAGATTAATGCCCATGTAAAACAAAAAAAGGTGTGAAAATGGAAGCTGATAAGATAGGATTCGAAATTGTAAAACCTACTAAAGAAGATGCTTTCCAGATTCTGCAATGGCGTAATGATTCTGAAACATTGCGTATGTCTATCCACTCGCAAGCTAAAAAATGGGATAACTTCTATAAAGAATTTACTAACGACTATTTTTTATCCCCAGCGCTGCCCCCTTTATTTATCCTGCTTGATGGTCAACGCGTTGCTTTCTTTTTATTCAAGCCCATTTCTCACCCTGAGCATGCCCATGAACGCCGTTGCGTAGAAGTCTCTTTAAATGTAGCGCCTGAGCACCGCAATAAAGGGATAGGCACAGCTGCTTTGATCGTTACTAAAAAATGGGTGCAACAGCAAGGGTTTGATGATATTTTTGCAAAGATTAAAATCGAGAATATAGCTTCTCAAAAAGCTTTTATTTCTGCTGGTTATGAAAGCCTTGGGCAGACGGTTTTCCATGCAGAAGATACTCAAGAAAATATACCTATTTGCCGTTATATGACTCGCTTGACTCCCCTCATAAATAATAAGTCTGTTTTCATTATCGCTGAAGCAGGTTCCAACTGGCGCATGGGAACTTTAGATAGAGACTTAAACATGGCTAAAACGCTTATCGATAGCGCAGCCGAAGCAGGGGCTGATGCGGTTAAATTTCAGATTTATCGCCCTGAGACTGTCTACGTCGCTAACGCCGGCATAAGTAATTATTTAGCTGCAACAGGAATCAAGCAAGAAATGCAAGAAATTTTTGCTGACTTGGCGATGCCTTATGAAATGATTCCTCAGCTAGCCGAATATTGCCAAGCAAGTGGCATTGAATTTATGGCCACAGCTTTTTCCATAGAAGATTTTCTTTCCATTGATCCCTATGTTAGAAGACATAAAATTGCTTCTTATGAGATTGGGCATATACGTTTGCTTGAGTCGATCGCCCAAAGTGCTAAGCCGACATTTATTTCAACAGGGGCCGCTACTGAAAATGAAATAGCTTGGGCGGTGGAAGCTTTTTTTGCCTATGGAGGAAAAGAACTAACCTTATTGCAATGCACGGCCAAATACCCGGCTGAAGCAGATAGCATGCACCTACGCTCAATCCTCTGGTTAAAAGAACGTTTTAAATGTTCTGTAGGCCTTTCAGATCATAGCCGTGATGCTAGGGTAGCTCCTATCCAAGCCGTGGCGCTAGGGGCTAAAGCTATAGAAAAACACTTTACCCTGGATCGACGCTTGCCAGGCCCTGACCATGCATTTGCTTTAAACCCTCAGGAATTAAAAGAAATGGTGCGTGCTGTACGGCTGGCCGAGCAAATGCAAGGATCATGGGTTAAAACAATTCATCCTTCCGAACAAGAATTGCGCCGTTTTGCTCGTAGAGGAGTGCAAACTTTATGCCCCATCTCCTTAGGACAAGTGTTACAAGAAGGCGTCAATATAGATATTCTAAGGCCTGGAAAGCAAATCCTCGGTATCCATCCTAAGTATCTTCAGCAAATAGAAGGTAAAAAAGCAGCTCGTTTTATTCCTTTAGGAGACGGTATTCAATGGGGAGATTGGGAATGAACTTATCGGCGAATTTTCGGCACTTGAAAGGAGTATTGATTGATTTTGATGGTACGTTAGTCGACACTATTCCTTTCCTTTTTAAGCACTATCTTTCCTTTTTAAAAATATTTGACCAGGAAGGCTCTCTTGAAGAGTTTAAAACTCTTATGGGCCCCTCTCTTGAAGAGTTTGTACCTATTTTAATGGAACGCTATCGATTGCCGGGAAAAAAACATGCCTTAATTTCTCTTTATCAGCAGGGCCTGGCAGATGCTTATAAACACGAAGGCAAGCTTATTCCAGGAGCAAGAGAATTTTTAGACCTTTGCCAGCATAAAAAGATTAAAATGGGCTTAGTAACATCATCGGCTTATCCATTAATTGCAAGCTGTATAGAAGCACTAGAAATAAAGGACTACTTTGCTTTCATCGTTACCAAAGAGAATGTAAAGAAAACTAAGCCAGATCCAGAAATCTATTTACATGCCTTAAAAACGAGTTCTCTTCTAGCAGACCAAGTGTTAGCTATTGAAGACTCTAGGGCAGGCATTTTAGCCGCTTTAAATGCTCATATTCCCACTATAGCTATACGCAATCCTTATCTTGTTTCCATTCCTTCGGGTGCGATGACTACAGATAGCTGGAAAGACCTTACCCTTTGTTTTAAGGAAGCTTATGCAAGACTTTAATATCTTTCCCCTCTCCCCCTCTTTTAAAGTTCACATTAGCCGTATCCAACCCCCCAGAAAAGTCAATCCCTCTACATTCTTCTCTATTGAAAAAATTTGGGAAAAAGAGCTTCTTCGTACCCAAGGAAAACTTTTTAATGGGAAAATTCTTTGTGCAGATCATTTTGACGGAAAACATCTTTACGGGCGTTTTGTAGAATATAAACTTTATCTTGCTCAAGTACGCGATCCTACTCTAATCCATGAACTTCATCTTAAACCCATTTGTGTGTGTGGTTATACTTTAGCAGGCAATGAAATTCTCAT is a window of Neochlamydia sp. AcF84 DNA encoding:
- a CDS encoding HAD family hydrolase; the encoded protein is MGRLGMNLSANFRHLKGVLIDFDGTLVDTIPFLFKHYLSFLKIFDQEGSLEEFKTLMGPSLEEFVPILMERYRLPGKKHALISLYQQGLADAYKHEGKLIPGAREFLDLCQHKKIKMGLVTSSAYPLIASCIEALEIKDYFAFIVTKENVKKTKPDPEIYLHALKTSSLLADQVLAIEDSRAGILAALNAHIPTIAIRNPYLVSIPSGAMTTDSWKDLTLCFKEAYARL
- a CDS encoding glycosyltransferase family protein; the protein is MKNPKINIIIQARMGSTRLPGKVLQPIMQRPLLGYLIERVRRIQAMHTLIIATTTHPQDDVIASFCEKEKVNIYRGHEHNVLDRYYKTCCEYPADIIVRLTGDCPLIDPAIVDQALNLLLKKSASLDYVSNTQLRTFPRGMDVEAFNFFTLENAYHKASSKFDLEHVTPFIYKHPDLFHLANFVHMRGAANYRLTVDTPEDFLLVSKIFETIYPTNKNFTLADILNAFKTHPQWKKINAHVKQKKV
- a CDS encoding GNAT family N-acetyltransferase; the encoded protein is MEADKIGFEIVKPTKEDAFQILQWRNDSETLRMSIHSQAKKWDNFYKEFTNDYFLSPALPPLFILLDGQRVAFFLFKPISHPEHAHERRCVEVSLNVAPEHRNKGIGTAALIVTKKWVQQQGFDDIFAKIKIENIASQKAFISAGYESLGQTVFHAEDTQENIPICRYMTRLTPLINNKSVFIIAEAGSNWRMGTLDRDLNMAKTLIDSAAEAGADAVKFQIYRPETVYVANAGISNYLAATGIKQEMQEIFADLAMPYEMIPQLAEYCQASGIEFMATAFSIEDFLSIDPYVRRHKIASYEIGHIRLLESIAQSAKPTFISTGAATENEIAWAVEAFFAYGGKELTLLQCTAKYPAEADSMHLRSILWLKERFKCSVGLSDHSRDARVAPIQAVALGAKAIEKHFTLDRRLPGPDHAFALNPQELKEMVRAVRLAEQMQGSWVKTIHPSEQELRRFARRGVQTLCPISLGQVLQEGVNIDILRPGKQILGIHPKYLQQIEGKKAARFIPLGDGIQWGDWE